One segment of Polyangiaceae bacterium DNA contains the following:
- a CDS encoding DUF1592 domain-containing protein: MILQVASGSLILGALVSCSGHIGDPPGTLSEAAAPMCVGIVPGKSPIRRMTRFEYNNTVRDLLGDDTEPAANFVPEEEAMGFDNQAVALGVTQILAEQYMVASEKIAARAVEKLDTLLPCQPVAGEEKACAAAFIEQFGRRAYRRPLSSDEVSRLLAVYEWGFTEAGFTRGIELVLQAMLQSPHFLYRVEFGMPDIVEKDIVLLSPHEVASRLSYMLWSSMPDAELFAAADEGRLGTSEEIEMQARRMLDDPRARQAVANFNAQWLGLSHLDNITKNSTTYPKYDEGLRPLWRAETLAFLEDVIFEGAGDVGTMFTATHSVMNAELAAFYGISGGPSTDAFERVELDPERSAGILTHAGVLAATSKPAESSPVHRGKFVRERLLCQILPPPPNNVVVTPPPVDPNLTTRERYTEHFKNSACSGCHVKMDLIGFGFEHYDGIGLWRDTENNLPIDDSGELVDTRNIDGPFEGVVELGKKLAESEEARQCVATQWFRYAYGRVEGADDYCSMDMLQKTFAAKGFDVKELLVALTQTDAFRYRRAVTVQTP, encoded by the coding sequence CGTGTCGTGTTCGGGCCACATTGGTGACCCGCCCGGTACGTTGTCCGAAGCCGCGGCGCCAATGTGCGTTGGAATCGTTCCTGGCAAATCGCCCATTCGGCGAATGACCCGGTTCGAGTACAACAACACGGTTCGCGATTTGCTCGGGGACGATACGGAGCCTGCGGCGAATTTCGTGCCCGAGGAAGAAGCCATGGGCTTCGACAACCAGGCCGTTGCGCTTGGCGTCACGCAGATTCTTGCTGAGCAGTACATGGTGGCAAGCGAAAAAATTGCGGCGCGCGCCGTGGAAAAGCTCGATACGCTCTTGCCTTGTCAACCCGTCGCGGGTGAAGAAAAAGCGTGCGCCGCAGCGTTCATTGAACAATTCGGCCGCCGTGCCTATCGAAGGCCGCTTTCGAGCGACGAAGTTTCGCGCCTTTTGGCCGTGTACGAGTGGGGTTTTACCGAAGCGGGTTTTACGCGAGGCATCGAGCTCGTGCTTCAGGCAATGCTTCAGTCTCCGCACTTCTTGTACCGTGTCGAGTTCGGTATGCCGGACATCGTCGAAAAGGACATCGTGCTCTTGTCGCCGCACGAGGTCGCGTCGCGCCTGTCCTACATGTTATGGTCATCGATGCCCGATGCCGAGCTTTTTGCGGCGGCGGACGAGGGGCGTCTCGGGACGTCGGAAGAAATCGAAATGCAGGCGCGGCGCATGCTCGACGACCCGCGCGCGCGACAAGCCGTCGCAAACTTCAATGCCCAATGGCTCGGTTTGTCGCACCTTGACAACATCACCAAAAATTCCACGACGTATCCCAAGTATGACGAAGGCCTTCGTCCACTATGGCGTGCCGAAACGCTCGCGTTCCTCGAGGATGTGATTTTCGAAGGCGCGGGCGACGTGGGGACGATGTTTACGGCAACGCATTCCGTCATGAATGCCGAGCTTGCGGCGTTTTACGGCATATCGGGTGGTCCATCGACGGATGCATTCGAGCGCGTGGAGCTCGATCCAGAGCGCAGTGCAGGCATATTGACGCATGCGGGCGTATTGGCGGCGACGAGCAAACCTGCTGAAAGCTCGCCCGTGCATCGCGGAAAATTCGTACGCGAGCGGCTTTTGTGTCAGATTTTGCCGCCTCCTCCGAACAACGTCGTCGTTACGCCGCCGCCGGTCGACCCCAACTTGACGACGCGGGAACGTTACACCGAACATTTCAAAAACTCAGCGTGTTCGGGGTGTCACGTCAAAATGGATCTCATTGGATTCGGCTTCGAGCATTACGATGGGATTGGGCTCTGGCGGGATACCGAAAACAATTTGCCCATCGACGACAGCGGGGAGCTCGTCGACACACGCAACATCGACGGTCCTTTCGAGGGTGTGGTCGAGCTTGGAAAGAAGCTCGCCGAGAGTGAAGAAGCGCGGCAATGCGTGGCGACGCAATGGTTCCGTTATGCGTATGGCCGAGTCGAAGGCGCGGACGACTATTGTTCCATGGATATGCTGCAGAAAACGTTTGCAGCCAAAGGTTTCGACGTGAAAGAGCTTCTCGTTGCGCTTACTCAAACGGATGCGTTCCGGTATCGCCGGGCGGTTACGGTGCAAACGCCATGA